The following proteins are encoded in a genomic region of bacterium:
- a CDS encoding mannose-1-phosphate guanyltransferase yields MKAVIMAGGFGTRLRPLTCNLPKPMVPMVNRPIMEHIVQLLKRHNITDILAVLYYHPEVIEGYFGNGSKFGVKIKYVGAAEDLGTAGSVKNAEDQLREPFIIISGDVITDFDLTAAIQFHKARQALATIVLTRVTDPLSFGIVIADEEGKIVRFLEKPSWGEVFSDTVNTGIYIMEPEIFKYIPKEKEFDFSKNLYPALLAEKQPLYGYIAQGYWQDIGNLDTYRRVHYDCLKGEITLDIPGRKLDTVGRDIWVGEGATVSKQATNLKGGVVIGKDCRIEDGATIIDSSIGNNVVVEGGAQIINSIIWDKVEIGRQAELREAVVCRECKIKAKAFLGNGVIVSDGCTVGVESNVRANVKMWPHKEVDNGATLSSSLIWGERWARVLFGTYGVSGLANIEITPEFAARLGAAWGASFPKGVSLMTARDNDKTCRMINRAIISGVLSSGVNMRDISTVPIPVARYQVRTSNEQGGLHVRRAPYDPRLIEIRFFDSQGIDIPVSKEKAIQQLFFREDYRRARIEEVGDLSFPYRVVDYYKEGFIDCIDTESIAKSNFKFVIDYGFSDASTIFPSVLEELGCHVVALNAHPDPARVKRTQEEMDQSLKQLSDIVVSLRADIGFMFDQEAERLFLVDEGGYILPDNLATAVMANLVSRCHPKATIAVPISVTRIIEKVTRGKVKRTKTTPRAIMEETESYMVSNGNGGFIFPQFQPAFDAMFASVKTLEFMSQLGVKLSKLVKAIPPFYCLHERIPCSWERKGAIMRMLMDMTKDKEVELVDGVKVKEGDDWALFLPDPDRPIFHIHAESSSIDKAKELADRYIVQIREH; encoded by the coding sequence ATGAAAGCCGTTATTATGGCCGGAGGATTCGGCACAAGACTTCGGCCGCTCACCTGTAACTTACCAAAACCTATGGTGCCTATGGTCAACCGACCAATTATGGAACATATCGTGCAGCTTTTAAAAAGACATAATATTACCGATATTCTGGCTGTCCTGTATTATCATCCTGAAGTAATTGAGGGTTACTTTGGTAATGGTTCCAAGTTTGGGGTGAAGATAAAGTATGTTGGGGCGGCCGAAGACCTGGGCACGGCTGGCTCAGTCAAGAACGCTGAAGACCAGCTAAGAGAACCCTTTATTATTATCAGCGGGGATGTGATAACCGATTTTGACCTCACGGCGGCCATTCAGTTCCATAAAGCCCGGCAGGCCCTGGCTACCATTGTCCTGACTAGGGTTACCGATCCCTTGAGTTTCGGGATTGTTATTGCTGATGAGGAAGGGAAGATTGTCCGGTTTCTGGAAAAGCCTTCCTGGGGTGAAGTCTTCAGTGATACAGTCAATACTGGCATCTATATCATGGAACCTGAAATTTTTAAATATATCCCTAAAGAAAAGGAGTTTGATTTTTCCAAGAATCTCTACCCGGCTTTGCTGGCCGAGAAACAACCCCTTTACGGTTATATTGCTCAAGGATACTGGCAAGATATTGGTAATTTAGATACCTACCGACGGGTTCATTATGATTGTTTAAAGGGAGAAATTACCCTTGATATCCCCGGCCGGAAACTGGATACGGTTGGTCGTGATATTTGGGTGGGGGAAGGGGCGACTGTTTCCAAACAGGCAACAAATCTGAAAGGCGGGGTGGTCATTGGTAAAGACTGCCGCATTGAGGACGGAGCGACTATTATCGATTCCAGTATCGGAAACAATGTAGTCGTAGAAGGCGGGGCACAGATCATAAATTCCATTATCTGGGACAAGGTTGAGATTGGCCGACAGGCCGAATTAAGAGAGGCCGTAGTTTGCCGGGAGTGTAAGATTAAAGCCAAGGCCTTCTTGGGTAATGGGGTTATTGTCAGCGATGGCTGCACGGTTGGGGTGGAAAGCAACGTGCGGGCCAATGTGAAGATGTGGCCCCACAAAGAAGTGGATAATGGCGCCACTCTGTCCTCCAGTCTTATTTGGGGAGAAAGATGGGCCAGGGTGCTTTTTGGCACCTATGGTGTAAGCGGCTTGGCCAATATCGAAATCACGCCTGAATTTGCCGCCCGGCTGGGAGCAGCCTGGGGAGCCAGTTTTCCCAAGGGTGTCTCCCTTATGACCGCCCGGGATAACGACAAGACCTGCCGGATGATTAATCGGGCCATTATCTCCGGGGTATTGAGCAGCGGCGTAAATATGAGAGATATAAGCACTGTCCCTATTCCGGTAGCTCGATATCAGGTCCGAACCTCCAATGAACAGGGGGGCCTTCATGTTCGAAGGGCCCCTTATGATCCGAGATTGATTGAAATTCGGTTCTTTGATTCTCAAGGGATTGACATCCCGGTGAGTAAGGAAAAGGCCATCCAGCAGCTCTTTTTCAGAGAAGACTACCGACGGGCCAGGATAGAGGAGGTAGGAGACCTTTCTTTCCCTTATCGGGTGGTGGACTACTACAAAGAAGGATTTATAGACTGCATTGATACGGAGTCCATTGCCAAAAGTAATTTTAAGTTCGTGATCGATTATGGTTTCTCTGATGCCAGCACTATTTTCCCCTCTGTTCTGGAAGAACTCGGCTGTCATGTAGTGGCCTTGAACGCCCATCCTGATCCGGCCAGGGTAAAAAGAACTCAAGAAGAGATGGATCAAAGCCTTAAACAACTATCCGATATTGTGGTCAGTCTCCGGGCTGATATCGGCTTTATGTTCGATCAAGAGGCCGAGAGGTTGTTTCTGGTAGATGAAGGGGGGTATATCCTTCCGGATAACCTGGCTACGGCGGTAATGGCTAATCTGGTTTCCAGGTGCCACCCTAAAGCTACTATTGCTGTTCCGATAAGTGTTACCAGGATTATCGAAAAAGTGACCAGGGGAAAGGTGAAACGGACTAAAACTACTCCCCGGGCCATAATGGAAGAGACTGAGAGCTATATGGTTAGCAATGGAAATGGCGGCTTTATCTTCCCCCAATTTCAACCGGCCTTTGATGCTATGTTTGCTTCGGTTAAGACCCTTGAGTTCATGTCACAACTGGGTGTCAAATTGAGCAAGCTGGTGAAGGCTATCCCGCCTTTCTACTGTCTCCACGAACGTATCCCTTGCTCCTGGGAAAGAAAAGGCGCCATTATGCGCATGCTGATGGATATGACTAAAGATAAAGAGGTCGAACTGGTGGATGGGGTTAAAGTCAAGGAAGGGGATGATTGGGCCCTCTTTCTGCCGGATCCGGACCGCCCTATCTTTCACATTCATGCTGAATCAAGCTCGATAGATAAGGCTAAGGAATTAGCTGACCGATATATTGTTCAGATAAGGGAACATTAG